A genomic region of Micromonospora sp. NBC_01796 contains the following coding sequences:
- a CDS encoding SAM-dependent methyltransferase has product MDVEWAPPGIDTSLPHSARMYDYWIGGKDNFAADRAMGDAFAAAIPSIRTMAQENRAFMHRVVRYLTDQAGIRQFLDIGTGIPTRPNVHEIAQAIAPQTRVAYVDHDPIVLVHARALMVSGTEGETVYLDADLREPGKILADPDLTATLDLERPVGLLLIAILMLMADEDDPWEKVAALLDALPSGSYVAITHPGLDFDPEAMGGIAAAATQGGMTLVPRVRDEVARFFGDWELVEPGVVPVMAWHPEGAPPADPNGAYYWSGVARKR; this is encoded by the coding sequence CTGGACGTGGAGTGGGCGCCCCCCGGAATCGACACCAGCCTGCCGCACTCCGCCCGGATGTACGACTACTGGATCGGCGGCAAGGACAACTTCGCCGCCGACCGGGCCATGGGCGACGCGTTCGCCGCCGCCATCCCGAGCATCCGCACCATGGCCCAGGAGAACCGGGCCTTCATGCACCGGGTGGTCCGCTACCTGACCGACCAGGCGGGCATCCGCCAGTTCCTGGACATCGGCACCGGCATCCCCACCCGGCCGAACGTCCACGAGATCGCCCAGGCCATCGCACCGCAGACCCGGGTGGCGTACGTGGACCACGACCCGATCGTGCTGGTGCACGCCCGCGCGTTGATGGTCAGCGGGACCGAGGGCGAGACCGTCTACCTCGACGCCGACCTGCGCGAGCCGGGGAAGATCCTCGCCGACCCGGACCTCACCGCCACGCTGGACCTGGAGCGGCCGGTGGGGCTGCTGCTGATCGCGATCCTGATGCTGATGGCCGACGAGGACGACCCGTGGGAGAAGGTCGCCGCCCTGCTGGACGCGCTGCCCTCCGGCAGCTACGTCGCGATCACGCACCCCGGACTGGACTTCGACCCCGAGGCGATGGGTGGCATCGCGGCGGCGGCGACCCAGGGCGGCATGACCCTGGTGCCACGGGTACGCGACGAGGTGGCTCGCTTCTTCGGCGACTGGGAACTGGTCGAGCCGGGTGTCGTACCGGTGATGGCCTGGCATCCCGAGGGTGCGCCGCCGGCCGACCCGAACGGTGCGTACTACTGGTCCGGCGTGGCCCGCAAGCGGTAG
- a CDS encoding SAM-dependent methyltransferase, which produces MTQQDDAPAGIDTTQMSHARAYDYVLGGKDNFAVDREAAGQVIALAPDLPALGRAQRRFLLRVTRMCAEAGIRQFLDVGAGIPTPPNVHETARGLAPDARVVYVDNDPIVFVHNNALLATDDGVVSIKADVREPDQLLDRLRSEHLIDFEQPVLVLFIGLFHLVTDAENPAALIARFRERMAPGSYVCISQFCVDGSDPAARAKLEEISANSPAPMTFRGRDEIESFFDGFDLLPPGVVDLRQWSPDEDVPPTKLKVAAGVGRVR; this is translated from the coding sequence ATGACCCAGCAGGACGACGCACCGGCCGGTATCGACACCACCCAGATGAGCCATGCGCGGGCGTACGACTACGTGCTCGGCGGCAAGGACAACTTCGCGGTCGACCGGGAGGCGGCCGGGCAGGTGATCGCGCTCGCCCCGGACCTGCCCGCGCTCGGCCGGGCCCAGCGCCGGTTCCTGCTCCGGGTGACCCGGATGTGCGCCGAGGCCGGGATCCGGCAGTTCCTGGACGTGGGGGCGGGCATCCCCACCCCGCCCAACGTGCACGAGACGGCCCGCGGCCTCGCCCCCGACGCGCGGGTGGTCTATGTCGACAACGACCCGATCGTGTTCGTCCACAACAACGCCCTGTTGGCCACCGACGACGGCGTGGTCTCGATCAAGGCGGACGTACGCGAACCGGACCAGCTCCTCGACCGGTTGCGATCCGAGCATCTGATCGACTTCGAACAGCCGGTCCTGGTTCTCTTCATCGGGCTGTTCCATCTGGTCACCGACGCGGAGAACCCGGCCGCCCTGATCGCCCGGTTCCGGGAACGGATGGCACCGGGCAGTTACGTCTGCATCTCCCAGTTCTGCGTCGACGGCAGTGATCCCGCGGCCAGGGCGAAGCTCGAGGAGATCTCGGCGAACTCCCCGGCGCCGATGACGTTCCGGGGCCGGGACGAGATCGAGAGCTTCTTCGACGGCTTCGACCTGCTGCCGCCCGGCGTGGTCGACCTGCGACAGTGGTCACCCGACGAGGACGTGCCGCCGACCAAACTCAAGGTCGCCGCGGGCGTCGGCCGGGTGCGTTGA
- a CDS encoding DedA family protein: MDAVLDLLQQTMTSPWVYLAIFAVAVVDGFFPVVPSETAVITAGVFAATGQPDLLPVIAVAAAGAFVGDHVSYLIGRASGARLDSRLPAGTRRHAAFAWARGALLSRGGLALVVARYVPGGRTAITLTMGAVGYPRRAFLLFDALAAGSWAVYSALVGYLGGMAFEHDPVKGLLLGLGIALTITVTVEVVRYLRRDRHVREPVAELSMVESRGTSGIDVRD, encoded by the coding sequence ATGGATGCCGTTCTCGACCTGCTCCAGCAGACCATGACCTCACCGTGGGTGTACCTGGCGATCTTCGCCGTGGCGGTGGTCGACGGGTTCTTCCCGGTCGTACCGAGCGAGACCGCGGTGATCACCGCCGGGGTGTTCGCCGCGACCGGTCAACCGGACCTGCTGCCGGTGATCGCGGTCGCCGCCGCCGGTGCGTTTGTCGGCGACCATGTCTCGTACCTCATCGGGCGGGCCTCCGGTGCCCGGCTGGACAGCCGCCTGCCGGCCGGGACCCGCCGGCACGCCGCGTTCGCCTGGGCGCGCGGCGCCCTGCTGAGCCGGGGCGGCCTGGCCCTGGTGGTCGCCCGGTACGTCCCCGGCGGGCGGACCGCGATCACCCTGACCATGGGCGCGGTCGGCTACCCGCGACGCGCCTTCCTCCTGTTCGACGCCCTGGCCGCGGGGTCCTGGGCGGTCTACTCCGCCCTGGTGGGCTACCTCGGGGGGATGGCGTTCGAGCACGATCCGGTGAAGGGCCTGCTGCTCGGGCTCGGTATCGCCCTGACCATCACGGTCACCGTCGAGGTGGTCCGGTACCTGCGCCGGGATCGGCATGTTCGCGAGCCCGTCGCGGAGCTGTCCATGGTGGAGTCGCGGGGGACGTCGGGCATCGACGTCCGCGACTAG
- a CDS encoding sensor histidine kinase, which translates to MTYHRRALALLRHRYASIRAPGGYHRLVPYALAVTVFVCSRMSASGDIGVRSSWPGLALVGLAGASALAAGVARVRRGPIFVVAAVAWIALAMWPALVVASYYAGTSLPRDRIKVYLSGAAVVMGLSIPVGIAAGGQRYITTVATGNFLIMCALLVALPLLGGLWVNARREVFTALRDRADQLEREQHARIDRVRAEERNRIAREMHDVVAHRVSLMVLHAGAMEVNAPDPRTAESAALIRTIGREALTNLRDVLGVLRSARVAEAVLAPQPGFGDLDRLLDASRDVGVTVTRHDEGLPRPLPVTVQRAVYRVTQEALTNVHKYAPDGATDVHLRYLADGFEVAVRNRPSATAGVPLPGAGLGLVGLRERVELLDGRLEAGAEPDGGFTVRARIPYPDREEAA; encoded by the coding sequence GTGACGTACCACCGTCGGGCGCTCGCCCTGCTGCGCCACCGGTACGCGTCGATCCGGGCACCCGGCGGCTACCACCGGCTGGTCCCGTACGCGTTGGCGGTGACGGTCTTCGTCTGTTCGAGGATGTCCGCCAGCGGCGACATCGGCGTCCGCTCGTCCTGGCCCGGCCTCGCCCTCGTCGGTCTGGCGGGCGCCTCGGCCCTGGCCGCCGGGGTCGCCCGGGTACGACGTGGGCCGATCTTCGTCGTGGCCGCGGTGGCCTGGATCGCGCTCGCCATGTGGCCGGCGCTCGTGGTCGCGTCCTACTACGCCGGGACGAGCCTGCCCCGCGACCGGATCAAGGTCTACCTGTCCGGGGCGGCGGTGGTCATGGGCCTGTCGATTCCGGTCGGCATCGCGGCCGGCGGTCAGCGGTACATCACCACCGTGGCGACCGGGAACTTCCTGATCATGTGTGCGCTGCTGGTCGCGCTGCCGCTGCTCGGCGGACTCTGGGTCAACGCACGCCGCGAGGTGTTCACCGCTCTGCGCGACCGCGCCGACCAGCTCGAACGCGAGCAGCACGCCCGGATCGACCGGGTCCGGGCGGAGGAACGCAACCGGATCGCGCGGGAGATGCACGACGTGGTCGCCCACCGGGTCTCGCTGATGGTGCTGCACGCCGGAGCCATGGAGGTGAACGCCCCGGATCCGCGTACCGCCGAGTCGGCAGCGCTGATCCGTACCATCGGTCGGGAGGCGTTGACCAACCTGCGGGACGTGCTCGGCGTACTGCGGTCGGCGCGGGTGGCCGAGGCGGTGCTCGCGCCACAGCCGGGGTTCGGCGACCTCGACCGCCTGCTCGACGCGTCCCGCGACGTGGGGGTCACGGTCACCCGGCATGACGAGGGTCTTCCCCGGCCGCTGCCGGTCACGGTGCAACGCGCGGTCTACCGCGTGACCCAGGAGGCGCTGACCAACGTGCACAAGTACGCCCCGGACGGCGCGACCGACGTGCACCTGCGGTACCTGGCGGACGGGTTCGAGGTCGCCGTACGCAACAGACCCTCGGCCACGGCGGGCGTACCGCTGCCCGGTGCCGGGCTCGGCCTGGTCGGGCTGCGGGAACGGGTGGAACTGCTCGACGGGCGGCTGGAGGCCGGTGCCGAGCCGGACGGCGGGTTCACCGTCCGGGCCCGGATCCCGTACCCGGACCGGGAGGAGGCGGCGTGA
- a CDS encoding response regulator transcription factor: MIRVLVVDDEHLVRSGLRMILEAAGDIAVVGEARDGAEAVEAVVRLGPEVVLMDVRMPGVDGLTAAARIRAVPGPPKVIMLTTFDLDEYVHRALRAGAVGFLLKDTPPTELAAAVRTVHAGNAMLAPTVTMRLLSSFVERAPARARQARDRLAALTGRERDVILALARGLSNAGIGGELGLSEATVKAHVSRALAKLGLGNRVQAAILVRDAEG; encoded by the coding sequence GTGATCCGGGTACTGGTGGTCGACGACGAACACCTGGTCCGGTCGGGACTGCGGATGATCCTGGAGGCGGCCGGTGACATCGCCGTGGTGGGCGAGGCACGCGACGGCGCGGAGGCGGTCGAGGCCGTCGTCCGGCTCGGGCCGGAGGTGGTCCTGATGGACGTACGGATGCCCGGCGTGGACGGGCTCACCGCCGCGGCCCGGATCCGCGCCGTCCCGGGTCCACCAAAGGTGATCATGCTGACCACCTTCGACCTCGACGAGTACGTCCACCGGGCGCTCCGTGCCGGCGCGGTGGGATTCCTGCTCAAGGACACCCCGCCGACGGAACTCGCCGCCGCCGTCCGTACGGTCCACGCCGGCAACGCGATGCTCGCCCCGACGGTCACGATGCGCCTGCTCAGCTCCTTCGTGGAGCGGGCGCCGGCCCGCGCCCGGCAGGCCCGTGACCGGCTCGCCGCGCTCACCGGCCGGGAACGCGACGTGATTCTCGCGCTCGCCCGTGGCCTGTCCAACGCCGGGATCGGCGGTGAACTGGGGCTGAGCGAGGCCACGGTCAAGGCGCACGTCAGTCGTGCGCTGGCGAAGCTCGGGCTCGGCAACCGGGTCCAGGCGGCGATCCTGGTCCGGGACGCCGAGGGGTGA
- a CDS encoding GAF and ANTAR domain-containing protein, with amino-acid sequence MVTESADRWVRALGLIAEQSWPDDGSPGVRQSLSRICRAAVHALSASGVGISVLTRDGSQGYVVASDEATYLLAELQFTLGEGPGVDAFDTRRPVLVTDLADDGAVGRWPIWAAAMTERRIRAAYAFPLQVGAARLGVMVLFCERAGSMSGDTLDQALTFAEIVMMTVLDGEGDSAKGAQALGFDDGSGYRAEVAQAQGMIMVQLGVSIGDALIRLRAHAYAQARPLHQVARDVVDRKLRFDGS; translated from the coding sequence ATGGTGACCGAATCCGCGGACCGCTGGGTCCGGGCGTTGGGTCTGATCGCCGAACAGTCCTGGCCGGATGACGGATCTCCCGGGGTCAGGCAGTCACTGTCGCGGATCTGCCGTGCGGCCGTGCACGCACTCTCCGCGTCCGGGGTCGGGATCAGCGTGCTGACCCGGGACGGGTCGCAGGGCTACGTCGTCGCGTCCGACGAAGCAACGTACCTGCTCGCGGAGTTGCAGTTCACGCTCGGGGAAGGGCCCGGGGTCGATGCCTTCGACACCCGTCGCCCGGTGCTGGTGACGGATCTGGCCGACGACGGCGCGGTGGGCCGCTGGCCGATCTGGGCCGCCGCGATGACCGAGCGTCGCATCCGTGCCGCGTACGCGTTTCCGCTCCAGGTCGGGGCGGCCCGGCTCGGCGTGATGGTCCTCTTCTGCGAGCGGGCCGGTTCGATGTCCGGCGACACACTGGACCAGGCGCTCACCTTCGCCGAGATCGTCATGATGACGGTGCTCGACGGTGAGGGAGACTCCGCCAAGGGGGCGCAGGCCCTCGGGTTCGACGATGGGTCGGGCTACCGGGCGGAGGTGGCGCAGGCACAGGGCATGATCATGGTGCAGCTCGGAGTGAGCATCGGCGACGCGCTGATCCGGCTGCGTGCCCATGCCTATGCGCAGGCGCGCCCGCTGCACCAGGTCGCGCGCGACGTCGTCGACCGCAAGCTGCGATTCGACGGGTCCTGA